One Streptomyces sp. NBC_01237 genomic region harbors:
- the pdxT gene encoding pyridoxal 5'-phosphate synthase glutaminase subunit PdxT, with protein MSPSPVIGVLALQGDVREHLIALASADALARPVRRPEELAEVDGLVIPGGESTTMSKLAVLFGMLEPLRERVRAGMPVYGTCAGMILLADKILDPRSGQETVGGIDMIVRRNAFGRQNESFEAAVEVDGIDGGPVEGVFIRAPWVESVGAAADVIAEHGGHIVAVRQGNALATSFHPELTGDHRVHALFVDMVRAVG; from the coding sequence ATGAGCCCATCCCCTGTGATCGGAGTCCTGGCTCTCCAGGGCGACGTACGGGAGCACCTGATCGCCCTGGCCTCGGCCGATGCCCTGGCCAGGCCGGTCCGGCGCCCCGAAGAGCTCGCCGAGGTCGACGGCCTCGTCATACCCGGCGGCGAATCCACCACCATGTCCAAGCTCGCCGTCCTGTTCGGCATGCTGGAACCCCTGCGCGAGCGGGTACGGGCCGGGATGCCGGTCTACGGCACCTGCGCCGGAATGATCCTGCTCGCCGACAAGATCCTCGACCCGCGCTCGGGCCAGGAGACCGTCGGCGGCATCGACATGATCGTGCGCCGCAACGCCTTCGGACGGCAGAACGAGTCGTTCGAGGCCGCGGTCGAGGTCGACGGCATCGACGGCGGCCCGGTCGAGGGCGTCTTCATCCGGGCCCCCTGGGTCGAATCCGTGGGGGCGGCGGCCGACGTCATCGCCGAGCACGGCGGCCATATTGTCGCGGTACGGCAGGGAAACGCCCTGGCCACGTCGTTCCACCCCGAACTGACCGGGGACCACCGGGTTCACGCACTGTTCGTCGACATGGTGCGCGCAGTCGGCTGA
- a CDS encoding YebC/PmpR family DNA-binding transcriptional regulator, whose translation MSGHSKWATTKHKKAVIDAKRGKLFAKLIKNIEVAARSGGVDPEGNPTLVDAIQKAKKSSVPNKNIDSAVKRGGGLEAGGADYETIMYEGYGPNGVAVLIECLTDNRNRAASDVRVAMTRNGGSMADPGSVSYLFNRKGVVIVPKGELTEDDVLGAVLDAGAEEVNDLGDTFEVVSEATDMVAVRTALQEAGIDYDSAEANFLPTMQVDLDEEGARKIFKLIDALEDSDDVQNVFANFDVSDEVMEKVDA comes from the coding sequence ATGTCCGGCCACTCTAAATGGGCTACGACGAAGCACAAGAAGGCCGTGATTGACGCCAAGCGCGGCAAGCTCTTCGCGAAGCTGATCAAGAACATCGAGGTCGCGGCGCGTTCCGGCGGCGTGGACCCCGAAGGCAACCCGACGCTCGTCGACGCCATCCAGAAGGCGAAGAAGAGCTCCGTCCCCAACAAGAACATCGACTCCGCGGTCAAGCGCGGTGGCGGTCTCGAAGCGGGCGGCGCCGACTACGAGACGATCATGTACGAGGGCTACGGTCCCAACGGTGTCGCGGTGCTCATCGAGTGCCTCACCGACAACCGCAACCGTGCCGCGTCCGACGTACGTGTCGCGATGACCCGCAACGGCGGCTCGATGGCCGACCCGGGTTCCGTCTCGTACCTCTTCAACCGCAAGGGCGTCGTCATCGTCCCCAAGGGCGAACTGACCGAGGACGACGTCCTCGGTGCGGTGCTCGACGCGGGCGCCGAGGAGGTCAACGACCTCGGTGACACCTTCGAGGTCGTCAGCGAGGCCACCGACATGGTCGCGGTCCGTACCGCGCTCCAGGAGGCCGGCATCGACTACGACTCGGCCGAGGCCAACTTCCTGCCCACCATGCAGGTCGACCTCGACGAGGAGGGCGCGCGCAAGATCTTCAAGCTCATCGACGCGCTGGAGGACAGCGACGACGTGCAGAACGTCTTCGCCAACTTCGACGTGTCCGACGAGGTCATGGAGAAGGTCGACGCCTGA
- a CDS encoding peptidoglycan DD-metalloendopeptidase family protein — MTGPQGDPDRRPTRRTLLRGTAAAIGITAGAGLFGARSAYAVSFYNPFGGYPITGSWQDHLNDGSLGGIDYGMGVGTRLPAAGGGTISNIPNNGTGGHTVTIHHDNGYRTQYMHLSQFLLADGASVGTGGVVGLSGGRPGDPGSGSSTGPHLHWHMIDPNGVRIDPLVYLGGGSGGGLPKTSTEQDGEPGTIFWQRAQRWLSIESGYTGPVDGDPGVNTYAALQRNLRDHYGYTGPIDGEPGPHTWAALQRLAAAHGYTGPIDGEMGPNSWRGVARFLNQDRWD, encoded by the coding sequence ATGACCGGGCCACAGGGCGATCCCGACCGCCGACCCACCAGGAGAACGCTGCTGCGCGGTACGGCCGCGGCCATAGGAATCACCGCGGGCGCCGGACTGTTCGGCGCCCGCAGCGCGTACGCCGTCTCCTTCTATAACCCGTTCGGGGGATACCCGATCACCGGTAGCTGGCAGGACCACCTCAACGACGGTTCGCTGGGCGGCATCGACTACGGGATGGGCGTCGGCACCCGGCTGCCCGCCGCGGGCGGCGGCACCATCAGCAACATCCCGAACAACGGCACCGGCGGACACACCGTCACGATCCACCACGACAACGGGTACCGCACGCAGTACATGCATCTGTCGCAGTTCCTCCTCGCCGATGGTGCCTCCGTCGGCACCGGCGGTGTCGTCGGGCTCTCCGGCGGCCGGCCGGGCGACCCCGGCTCGGGCTCGTCCACCGGCCCCCACCTGCACTGGCACATGATCGATCCGAACGGCGTCCGGATCGATCCGCTGGTCTACCTCGGCGGCGGCTCCGGCGGCGGGCTGCCCAAGACCAGCACCGAACAGGACGGCGAGCCCGGCACCATCTTCTGGCAGCGGGCCCAGCGGTGGCTCTCCATCGAGTCCGGCTACACCGGACCGGTCGACGGCGACCCCGGTGTGAACACGTACGCGGCCCTCCAGCGCAACCTGCGTGACCACTACGGCTACACCGGCCCCATCGACGGCGAGCCCGGCCCCCACACCTGGGCGGCCCTCCAGCGCCTCGCCGCCGCCCACGGCTACACCGGTCCGATCGACGGCGAGATGGGACCCAATTCCTGGCGCGGCGTGGCCCGCTTCCTCAACCAGGACCGCTGGGACTGA
- a CDS encoding glycosyltransferase family 4 protein — protein sequence MKIGIVCPYSWDVPGGVQFHIRDLAEHLIRLGHEVSVLAPADDETPLPPYVVSAGRAVPVPYNGSVARLNFGFLSAARVRRWLHDGTFDVIHIHEPTSPSLGLLACWAAQGPIVATFHTSNPRSRAMIAAYPILQPALEKISARIAVSEYARRTLVEHLGGDAVVIPNGVDVGFFAKAEPRSEWQGGTIGFIGRIDEPRKGLPVLMRALPAILAARPETRLLVAGRGDEEEAVASLPAQMRERVEFLGMVSDEDKARLLRSVDVYVAPNTGGESFGIILVEALSAGAPVLASDLDAFAQVLDQGAAGELFTNEDADALAGAAIRLLGDPERRAELRERGSDHVRRFDWSTVGADILAVYETVTDGAASVAADERTGLRARLGLARD from the coding sequence GTGAAGATCGGCATCGTCTGCCCGTACTCCTGGGACGTACCCGGTGGTGTGCAGTTCCACATCCGGGACCTGGCCGAGCATCTGATCCGCCTGGGCCACGAGGTCTCCGTCCTGGCGCCCGCCGACGACGAGACCCCGCTGCCGCCGTACGTGGTGTCGGCGGGGCGGGCCGTTCCCGTGCCCTACAACGGCTCGGTCGCCCGGCTGAACTTCGGTTTCCTGTCGGCCGCGCGGGTGCGCCGCTGGCTGCACGACGGAACCTTCGACGTGATCCACATCCATGAGCCGACCTCGCCCTCGCTGGGCCTGCTGGCCTGCTGGGCAGCGCAGGGGCCGATCGTCGCCACGTTCCACACGTCCAATCCGCGGTCCCGGGCGATGATCGCCGCGTATCCGATCCTCCAGCCCGCGCTGGAGAAGATCAGTGCGCGGATCGCGGTGAGCGAGTACGCGCGCCGGACCCTGGTGGAGCATCTCGGGGGCGACGCCGTGGTGATTCCCAACGGGGTCGACGTGGGGTTCTTCGCGAAGGCCGAGCCCAGGTCCGAGTGGCAGGGCGGCACGATCGGCTTCATCGGCCGGATCGACGAGCCCCGCAAGGGCCTGCCGGTCCTGATGAGGGCGCTGCCCGCGATCCTCGCCGCCCGCCCGGAGACCAGGCTGCTGGTCGCGGGACGCGGTGACGAGGAGGAGGCGGTGGCCTCGCTGCCCGCGCAGATGCGCGAGCGGGTCGAGTTCCTCGGCATGGTGAGCGACGAGGACAAGGCACGGCTGCTGCGCAGTGTCGACGTGTACGTCGCGCCGAACACGGGCGGCGAGAGCTTCGGCATCATCCTGGTCGAGGCGCTGTCCGCGGGCGCGCCGGTGCTGGCGAGCGATCTGGACGCCTTCGCGCAGGTACTGGACCAGGGCGCGGCGGGGGAACTGTTCACCAACGAGGACGCCGACGCGCTGGCCGGGGCGGCGATCCGGCTGCTCGGCGACCCGGAGCGGCGTGCGGAGCTGCGCGAGCGGGGCAGCGACCATGTGCGGCGCTTCGACTGGTCGACGGTGGGGGCGGACATCCTCGCGGTCTACGAGACGGTGACGGACGGCGCCGCGTCGGTGGCGGCGGACGAACGGACGGGGCTGCGGGCACGACTGGGGCTGGCCCGGGACTGA
- a CDS encoding elongation factor G-like protein EF-G2, translating to MGTTSHAHPGAAGRAPAAGHPSSLRNVVLVGPSGSGKTTLVEALALTAGAVNRAGRVEDGATVSDYDETEQRRRRSVQLSLVPVEWNGCKINLLDTPGYADFVGELRAGLRAADAALFVVSAAQEAEAVAATTRAVWEECALVGMARAIVVTHLDTARTSFDEMTRVCAEIFGGDDPDAVLPLYLPVQGPEGPDGHAPLTGLTGLLTQRVLDYSSGERNEMPPPDDRREGLLAARDRLIEGIIAESEDETLMDRYLDGGDISTRTLLDDLERAVARGTFHPVLTAAPAAEGARQGIGTVELLELITAGFPTPLERTLPTVTTPGGAPRPAPGCDPGGPLVAEVVKTSSDPYVGRVSLVRVFSGTLRADDTVHLCGHGLTDPAHEPRPCHDAEVRAGALSSPFGKQQRTLDRCVAGDLACVARLGRAETGDTLSAVDDPVLMEPWSMPDPLLPLAVRAHGKADEDKLSQSLARLVAEDPTLRLEQNPDTQQVVLWCLGEAHRDVALERLRGRFGVQVDAVPHLVPLRETFAGPASGLGRHVKQSGGHGQYAVCEIEVEPLPPGTGIEFVDRVVGGAVPRQFIAAVEKGVRAQAARGIVAGHPLVDLRVTLRDGKAHSVDSSDAAFQTAGAQALREAAADTRIQILEPVAEVRVLIPDDCVGPVMSDLSGRRGRVVGTEQNPGGRTLVRAEVPEIEIGRYAVDLRSLSHGTGRFDRSYARHEAMPHQLAARIRDERKNGAATGG from the coding sequence ATGGGCACCACGTCACACGCACACCCCGGAGCCGCCGGCAGGGCACCGGCGGCCGGCCATCCCTCCTCCCTGCGGAATGTGGTGCTGGTCGGCCCCAGCGGATCGGGCAAGACCACCCTGGTCGAGGCCCTGGCCCTGACCGCGGGCGCGGTCAACCGGGCCGGCCGGGTCGAGGACGGCGCGACGGTCTCCGACTACGACGAGACGGAACAGCGCCGCCGGCGGTCCGTACAGCTCTCCCTGGTTCCCGTGGAATGGAACGGCTGCAAGATCAATCTGCTGGACACCCCCGGCTACGCGGACTTCGTCGGGGAACTCAGGGCCGGCCTGCGGGCGGCGGACGCGGCCCTCTTCGTCGTCTCGGCCGCACAGGAGGCGGAAGCCGTCGCCGCGACCACCCGCGCCGTGTGGGAGGAGTGCGCCCTGGTCGGCATGGCCCGGGCGATCGTCGTCACCCACCTCGACACCGCCCGTACCTCCTTCGACGAGATGACCCGGGTCTGCGCGGAGATCTTCGGCGGCGACGACCCCGACGCCGTGCTCCCGCTGTATCTGCCGGTCCAGGGACCCGAGGGCCCGGACGGTCATGCCCCGCTCACCGGTCTCACCGGACTGCTCACCCAGCGGGTCCTCGACTACTCCTCCGGCGAGCGGAATGAGATGCCGCCCCCGGACGACCGGCGCGAGGGGCTCCTCGCGGCCCGCGACCGGCTGATCGAGGGGATCATCGCCGAGAGCGAGGACGAGACACTGATGGACCGCTATCTCGACGGCGGCGACATCAGCACCCGGACCCTCCTCGACGACCTCGAACGCGCCGTCGCGCGCGGCACCTTCCACCCCGTGCTCACCGCCGCCCCCGCGGCCGAGGGCGCCCGCCAGGGCATCGGCACCGTCGAACTCCTGGAACTGATCACCGCGGGCTTCCCCACCCCCCTGGAGCGCACGCTCCCCACCGTCACCACCCCCGGGGGCGCCCCCCGCCCCGCCCCCGGCTGCGATCCCGGAGGGCCACTGGTCGCCGAGGTCGTCAAGACGTCCTCCGACCCGTACGTGGGCCGGGTCTCCCTCGTCCGTGTCTTCTCCGGCACCCTGCGCGCCGACGACACCGTGCACCTGTGTGGTCATGGCCTCACCGACCCCGCCCACGAGCCGCGCCCCTGCCACGACGCGGAGGTCCGTGCCGGCGCGCTCTCCTCCCCGTTCGGCAAACAGCAGCGCACCCTGGACCGGTGCGTCGCGGGCGACCTCGCCTGTGTCGCCAGGCTCGGCCGCGCCGAGACGGGTGACACCCTCTCCGCCGTGGACGATCCGGTCCTGATGGAACCCTGGTCGATGCCCGATCCGCTGCTCCCGCTCGCCGTCCGGGCCCATGGCAAGGCCGACGAGGACAAGCTGTCGCAGAGCCTGGCCCGGCTGGTCGCCGAGGACCCCACCCTGCGCCTCGAACAGAACCCGGACACCCAGCAGGTCGTCCTGTGGTGCCTGGGCGAGGCCCACCGGGACGTCGCCCTGGAACGCCTGCGCGGCCGGTTCGGCGTCCAGGTCGACGCCGTACCGCACCTGGTCCCGCTGCGCGAGACGTTCGCGGGCCCCGCGTCGGGGCTCGGCCGGCACGTCAAACAGTCCGGCGGTCACGGCCAGTACGCCGTCTGCGAGATCGAGGTCGAGCCGCTGCCCCCCGGCACCGGCATCGAGTTCGTCGACAGGGTGGTCGGCGGAGCGGTGCCCCGCCAGTTCATCGCGGCCGTCGAGAAGGGCGTCCGGGCCCAGGCCGCTCGTGGGATCGTCGCCGGGCACCCGCTCGTCGACCTGCGCGTCACCCTGCGCGACGGCAAGGCCCACTCGGTGGACTCCTCCGACGCCGCCTTCCAGACCGCGGGCGCGCAGGCCCTGCGCGAGGCCGCCGCTGACACCCGCATCCAGATCCTGGAACCCGTCGCCGAGGTCCGGGTGCTGATCCCCGACGACTGTGTGGGACCCGTGATGAGCGATCTGTCGGGACGGCGCGGCCGGGTGGTCGGCACCGAGCAGAATCCGGGCGGACGCACCCTCGTGCGGGCCGAGGTGCCGGAGATCGAAATCGGCAGGTACGCCGTCGACCTGCGGTCCCTGTCGCACGGCACCGGCCGCTTCGACCGCTCGTACGCCCGGCACGAGGCGATGCCGCACCAGCTCGCCGCACGCATCCGGGACGAGCGGAAGAACGGCGCGGCGACGGGTGGCTGA
- the pgsA gene encoding phosphatidylinositol phosphate synthase has product MLNKYARAFFTRVLTPFAALLLRLGVSPDAVTLIGTAGVMAGALVFFPMGEFFWGTIVITIFVFSDLVDGNMARQAGISSRWGAFLDSTLDRVADGAIFAGFALWYAGSGDDNVLCAVAIFCLASGQVVSYTKARGESIGLPVAVNGLVERAERLVISLVAAGLAGLHTFGVPGIDILLPIALWIVAAGSLVTLIQRVVTVRRESAEADAAAAAAGPAARGSEAAQ; this is encoded by the coding sequence ATGCTGAACAAGTACGCGCGTGCATTTTTTACGCGTGTCCTCACGCCGTTCGCCGCTCTGCTGCTCCGTCTGGGTGTCAGCCCCGACGCGGTCACTCTCATCGGCACGGCCGGAGTGATGGCAGGTGCGCTGGTCTTTTTCCCGATGGGAGAGTTCTTCTGGGGCACGATCGTCATCACGATCTTCGTGTTCTCCGACCTCGTCGACGGCAATATGGCGCGGCAGGCCGGGATCTCCAGCCGGTGGGGCGCGTTCCTCGACTCGACACTCGACCGGGTCGCCGACGGTGCCATCTTCGCCGGGTTCGCCCTCTGGTACGCGGGCAGCGGTGACGACAACGTGCTGTGCGCCGTCGCGATCTTCTGCCTGGCCAGCGGCCAGGTGGTCTCGTACACGAAGGCACGTGGTGAGTCGATCGGGCTGCCGGTCGCGGTGAACGGCCTGGTGGAGCGAGCCGAGCGGCTGGTGATCTCGCTGGTCGCGGCCGGTCTGGCCGGTCTGCACACGTTCGGTGTGCCCGGGATCGACATCCTGCTGCCGATCGCGCTGTGGATCGTCGCCGCGGGCAGCCTCGTGACGCTGATCCAGCGCGTGGTGACCGTACGCCGTGAATCCGCCGAGGCGGACGCGGCGGCCGCCGCCGCCGGACCGGCGGCGCGGGGGAGCGAGGCCGCGCAGTGA
- the pdxS gene encoding pyridoxal 5'-phosphate synthase lyase subunit PdxS: protein MSTLPSTPQSTESPATGTARVKRGMAEQLKGGVIMDVVDAEQAKIAEDAGAVAVMALERVPADIRKDGGVARMSDPNMIEEIIAAVSIPVMAKSRIGHFVEAQVLQSLGVDYIDESEVLTPADEVNHSDKFAFTTPFVCGATNLGEALRRIAEGAAMIRSKGEAGTGNVVEAVRHLRQIKNEIARLRGYDNNELYAAAKELRAPYELVREVAELGKLPVVLFSAGGVATPADAALMRQLGAEGVFVGSGIFKSGDPAKRAAAIVKATTFYDDPKVIADASRNLGEAMVGINCDTLPEAERYANRGW, encoded by the coding sequence GTGTCCACGCTTCCCAGCACCCCGCAGTCCACCGAGTCCCCGGCCACCGGCACCGCACGCGTCAAGCGCGGCATGGCCGAGCAGCTCAAGGGCGGCGTGATCATGGACGTCGTCGACGCCGAGCAGGCGAAGATCGCCGAGGACGCCGGCGCCGTGGCCGTCATGGCTCTGGAGCGGGTGCCCGCCGACATCCGCAAGGACGGCGGCGTGGCCCGGATGTCCGACCCGAACATGATCGAAGAGATCATCGCGGCCGTCTCCATCCCCGTGATGGCCAAGTCCCGCATCGGCCACTTCGTCGAGGCGCAGGTCCTGCAGTCCCTCGGCGTCGACTACATCGACGAGTCCGAGGTCCTCACCCCGGCCGACGAGGTCAACCACAGCGACAAGTTCGCCTTCACCACCCCCTTCGTCTGCGGCGCCACCAACCTGGGCGAGGCCCTGCGCCGCATCGCCGAGGGCGCGGCCATGATCCGCTCGAAGGGCGAGGCCGGCACCGGCAACGTCGTCGAGGCCGTCCGCCACCTGCGCCAGATCAAGAACGAGATCGCCCGGCTGCGCGGCTACGACAACAACGAGCTGTACGCCGCCGCCAAGGAGCTCCGTGCCCCGTACGAGCTGGTCAGGGAGGTCGCCGAGCTCGGCAAGCTGCCCGTCGTCCTGTTCTCCGCCGGTGGCGTGGCCACCCCCGCCGACGCCGCGCTGATGCGCCAGCTCGGGGCCGAGGGCGTCTTCGTCGGCTCCGGCATCTTCAAGTCCGGCGACCCCGCCAAGCGCGCCGCCGCGATCGTGAAGGCCACCACCTTCTACGACGACCCGAAGGTCATCGCGGACGCCTCCCGCAACCTGGGCGAGGCCATGGTCGGCATCAACTGCGACACGCTGCCCGAGGCCGAGCGCTACGCGAACCGCGGCTGGTAA
- a CDS encoding phosphatidylinositol mannoside acyltransferase: MSDLRGRLTDGLYGLGWGAVKKLPEPAAEALFRTIADRVWKRRGKSVLRLESNLARVVPDASPARLAALSKAGMRSYMRYWMESFRLPTWSPQRIKDSIDVTDAHRLTEGLDAGRGVILALPHLGNWDLAGAWVTTDLKVPFTTVAERLKPETLYDRFVAYRQGLGMEVLPHNGGAAFGTLARRLRAGGLVCLVADRDLSASGVEVTFFGAAARMPAGPALLAQQTGALLLPVTLAYDGTPVMKARIHPPVEVPTSGSRTEMTSVMTQALADAFAIGIAEHPQDWHMLQRLWLDDLDPRGEQP, from the coding sequence GTGTCCGATCTGAGGGGACGGCTGACCGACGGCCTGTACGGGCTCGGCTGGGGCGCGGTCAAGAAGCTGCCCGAACCCGCCGCCGAGGCGCTGTTCCGCACCATCGCGGACCGGGTGTGGAAGCGGCGCGGCAAGAGCGTCCTGCGGCTGGAGTCGAACCTGGCACGCGTGGTGCCGGACGCGAGCCCGGCCCGTCTCGCCGCCCTCTCCAAGGCCGGTATGCGCTCGTACATGCGCTACTGGATGGAGTCGTTCCGGCTGCCGACCTGGAGTCCGCAGCGGATCAAGGACAGCATCGACGTCACGGACGCCCACCGGCTGACCGAGGGCCTGGACGCCGGGCGCGGGGTGATTCTGGCGCTGCCGCACCTGGGCAACTGGGACCTCGCGGGCGCCTGGGTCACCACCGACCTCAAGGTGCCGTTCACGACGGTCGCCGAGCGGCTCAAGCCCGAGACGCTGTACGACCGGTTCGTGGCCTACCGCCAGGGCCTCGGCATGGAGGTCCTGCCGCACAACGGCGGGGCGGCCTTCGGCACGCTGGCCCGGCGGCTGCGCGCGGGCGGTCTGGTCTGTCTGGTCGCCGACCGCGATCTGTCGGCCTCGGGGGTCGAGGTGACGTTCTTCGGCGCCGCCGCGCGGATGCCCGCGGGTCCGGCCCTGCTGGCCCAGCAGACCGGTGCGCTGCTGCTGCCGGTCACCCTCGCGTACGACGGGACGCCGGTGATGAAGGCGCGGATACACCCGCCGGTCGAGGTGCCGACGAGCGGCAGCCGCACCGAGATGACGTCCGTGATGACCCAGGCGCTGGCCGATGCCTTCGCCATCGGTATCGCCGAGCACCCGCAGGACTGGCACATGCTGCAGCGGCTCTGGCTCGACGACCTGGACCCCCGGGGGGAACAGCCGTGA